The window GCGGCAGACGGCAGTGCCGGTGTATCCGCATTCGGGCTTGTCTCGTTCGATGCGGTGCTCATTGATTTGCGTATGCCCGACATGGATGGCCATGAGGTGCTCAAGGAACTCGACAGCGCAAAACGTGACATCCCGCTTATCGTGATTTCCGGTCGTGGTGAACTGGATGACGCCGTGCAGGCCATGCGCAACGGTGCGTGGGATTACGTCATCAAGGGCGATCGGGTCCTGGATGAGCTGGATCACGCTCTGGCCAAGGGACTGGAGCGCGCCACCTATCTCTCGGCCCAGAGCGAGCGCCTGGTGAAGGAGATGGCAGAACGCAGCAAGGCCGAAGCCTCTCTGGAGCAGCAACTCTCCATGCTCCAAACCATCATCGACGCCGTACCAAACCAGATTTTCTACAAGGATATGGAAGGCCGCTACATCGGCTTCAACAAGACGTTCATGGAGTACGTGGGTAAGTCCAGAGATGAAATCATGGGCAAACTCGTCAGCGACCTTGTTCCCGGCGAAGATGGCGAGCAGTATGAGCGGATGGATGCCATCCTGCTGAAGGAAGGCGGGGTACAGGAGTACGAGAAATCCACTAATTTCGCTGGACGCGAGAGCAAGGTCCTCATCCGCAAATCGCTCTTCTACAACGAGGACGGTTCTCCGGGCGGCATCACAGGGGTCATAACCGACATCACCCGGCAAAAGTCGCGGGAAGATATTCTGCGCGAGAAAGAGGAGCGGTTCCGAACTCTGCTGGACCTTTCTCCCTTGCCCATCATTCTTGTTCGCGTGTCGGATGGAATCTGCGTCTATGCCAACCGCAAGGGCGCGCAGCAGTTCGGTCTGACCCCGGAAGAGGCCGTGGGCATGCAGTCGCGTGAACTCTATGTGGACGAAGCGTTGCGCAACAGCATGTATGAGCAGGTCATGCGTGAAGGGCGTCTGGAAGATATCGATCTTAAGATGCGGCGTCAGGACGGCACCCAGTTCTGGCTACAGGGCTCGGCGGTCAAGATGGAGTTGGATAGCGAAGAGGTCCTCTTCATCTCGTTCTCGGATATTACCGCCCGCAAAGAGTTGGAAGAAGCCCTCGAAAAATTTGAATTTATCGCCAATGCCACCCAGGACCTCATGACCCTGTCCAACAAGTACGGGGTGTATGAAGCGGCCAACCGTGCCTATCTGGAGCAGCATGATCTGAAGCGGTCAGACCTCGTTGGCCGGAACATGGCCTCTGTTTGGGGCCATGATATCTTTGAAAATTCCATCAAGCCTCATTTTGATAACTGTCTGGCCGGGAACACCGTTTCCTACCGGGCGTGGTTCTCTTTCCCTGGGCATGAAAACCGTTGTTACGACGTGTCGATGTATCCTTACACTAATCCTCACGGTGATATTACGCATATCGCAACGGTTTCGCGGGATGTCACTGAGAGTGCCGAGGCTCAGGCACGGCTGATGGAGAGCCGTGAGCAGTTCCAGGCCATGTTCGAAAGCTCGGTGGACCCGATCTTGATGCTCGATGAGAACCTCAAAGTCACGGATGTGAACACTGCCGTCATCGCCATCTTCGGGCACGGCAAGAGTCGTATGATCGGCAGCGACTTGAGGCTGCTCCATGCCTGTGATTCGGATTTTGAACGGTTCAATGCCGTTGTCAGGCCGGTGTTGACCGGGGCGGGCGCGTGGATCGGCGAATGGAATTTCACCAACAGTCAGGGCAAGGCCGTGCCCACGGACTCCACCTTCTCCTTGCTGCCGCCCAAGGCGGATGGCAGGCCGGGTGGCTATGTGGCCATGATCCGGGATATCAGCCGTCGTCTCAGGGCCGAGGAGTCCCGTCAGGAAACCGAAGAGCGGTATCGGGCGGTGTTCGAGTCATCCAGTGTGGCAACGGTGCTGATAAACCGCAAGGGTATCATCCTGAAGGCCAACCAGCGCTTTGCCGACCTGAGTGAAATGAGATTGCAGGACATCGAGGGCGAAGCCCGCTGGCAGAGCTTTGTTGCGGCAGAGGATCGGCCCTTTGTGCGCAAGCAGCGCGAGGACCGGTTGGCAAAGGATACCAATGAGGTCTTCTCCTATGAATTCCGGTTCGTTTCCGGAACGGGCAAGGTGCGTCATGTGCATATCCAGGTGGGCAGTCTGCCCGGCACTGATGATGCCATTGCCTCCATTACCGACATCACCGAGCGGAAACGCAACGAAAATCAGCTCCGCGAGACTCTGTATGAGCTGGAGGCCATCCAGCAGAACACCATTACCGGTATCGGTCTGTTCCATGATGATCACGTGACCCGCATCAATCCTCGCGGGGCAGAGATATTTGGGCACACCCCGGAGACGCTTGTGGGGCTCAGGCCGTCGGAATTTTTCCCTACGCCGGAGGCGTATCACAGCTTCCGTCGAAGCTGCATCCATTCAATCGTCAAATGCGGCAGCTATCAGACAGAGCAGCAGTTCCGTAGGGCAGATGGTTCCATGGTCTGGACCAGTCTGTTTGCCAAGGCTGTGGACCGGGATGATCTGGAGCAGGGCGTCATCTGGACCATTCTGGATATTTCCAAGCGCAAGTATAACGAGAGCGTGGCCAAGCTGCTGTATCAGATCTCCAATGCGGTCAACACCACGTCTGATCTGGACGAGCTCTATGGTCGTATCAACGAGCGGCTCAACGACGAGATCAACGCCGCGAATTTCTTTGTGGCCCTGCTGGATAAGACCCGGCGATTCCTTGAGTTCACCTACTATGAGGATGAGAACGACGAGCTCAAGGGGCTGGTATGCGATACCGAGGATCCCGAGGTGACCAGTCTTTCCGTTGAGGTGATCCGTACCGGCAAGCCCATGTTGGTGCGAGGTTATGACAAGGTGTCTTCGCCGTCTTCTTTCGAGGACGGTGCTCCGTTCACAGAGGCGATTATCATGACCCGGAAGGAGTTTCTGGACCGCTATGACGGCGTCGAGGAGCATATGCTGGGAACCCGGTCCAAGGTGTGGCTGGGCGTGCCGCTCAAGGTCAAAGGCGAAGTCGTGGGCGTCATGGCCGTGCAGTCCTACTCCGACCCGGATCAGTATTCGGCCAAGGATCTGGCCCTGATGGTCTCCGTGTCCGAGCAGATCGCCCTGGCCATTGAACGCAAGGCCATGGAGCGCGATCTGCTGGTGGCCAAGGAACAGGCCGAGGCAGCCAGCCAGTCCAAGAGTGAATTTCTGGCCAACATGAGCCATGAGGTGCGCACGCCGCTCAACGGGGTGCTCGGTATGCTCCAGCTTGCACAGACTACGGATTTGACGGAAGAGCAGCGTGATTATGTGGATACGGCCCTGTCCTCCGGCCGCAGTCTGCTTGCTATCATCAATGATATCCTCGACTTCTCCAAGATCGAGGCCGGCAAGATGGATGTCATTAACGAGACCTTTTCAC of the Pseudodesulfovibrio sp. zrk46 genome contains:
- a CDS encoding PAS domain S-box protein — its product is MSRQRILIIDDDPRFRALVSKHLEGRGFAVEEAADGSAGVSAFGLVSFDAVLIDLRMPDMDGHEVLKELDSAKRDIPLIVISGRGELDDAVQAMRNGAWDYVIKGDRVLDELDHALAKGLERATYLSAQSERLVKEMAERSKAEASLEQQLSMLQTIIDAVPNQIFYKDMEGRYIGFNKTFMEYVGKSRDEIMGKLVSDLVPGEDGEQYERMDAILLKEGGVQEYEKSTNFAGRESKVLIRKSLFYNEDGSPGGITGVITDITRQKSREDILREKEERFRTLLDLSPLPIILVRVSDGICVYANRKGAQQFGLTPEEAVGMQSRELYVDEALRNSMYEQVMREGRLEDIDLKMRRQDGTQFWLQGSAVKMELDSEEVLFISFSDITARKELEEALEKFEFIANATQDLMTLSNKYGVYEAANRAYLEQHDLKRSDLVGRNMASVWGHDIFENSIKPHFDNCLAGNTVSYRAWFSFPGHENRCYDVSMYPYTNPHGDITHIATVSRDVTESAEAQARLMESREQFQAMFESSVDPILMLDENLKVTDVNTAVIAIFGHGKSRMIGSDLRLLHACDSDFERFNAVVRPVLTGAGAWIGEWNFTNSQGKAVPTDSTFSLLPPKADGRPGGYVAMIRDISRRLRAEESRQETEERYRAVFESSSVATVLINRKGIILKANQRFADLSEMRLQDIEGEARWQSFVAAEDRPFVRKQREDRLAKDTNEVFSYEFRFVSGTGKVRHVHIQVGSLPGTDDAIASITDITERKRNENQLRETLYELEAIQQNTITGIGLFHDDHVTRINPRGAEIFGHTPETLVGLRPSEFFPTPEAYHSFRRSCIHSIVKCGSYQTEQQFRRADGSMVWTSLFAKAVDRDDLEQGVIWTILDISKRKYNESVAKLLYQISNAVNTTSDLDELYGRINERLNDEINAANFFVALLDKTRRFLEFTYYEDENDELKGLVCDTEDPEVTSLSVEVIRTGKPMLVRGYDKVSSPSSFEDGAPFTEAIIMTRKEFLDRYDGVEEHMLGTRSKVWLGVPLKVKGEVVGVMAVQSYSDPDQYSAKDLALMVSVSEQIALAIERKAMERDLLVAKEQAEAASQSKSEFLANMSHEVRTPLNGVLGMLQLAQTTDLTEEQRDYVDTALSSGRSLLAIINDILDFSKIEAGKMDVINETFSPAALVDEVLASFRGQARDKGLTLASEVGDEMPALVEGGKGRLRQVLFNLVGNSVKFTDAGRVAIAVHPLRLDPDNRVVRLLFEVGDSGIGIPDNKLKDIFEPFTQVDGSYMRRHQGTGLGLGIVKRLVRLMNGSIEVFSKEGEGTSVYVALNFRYDPDAQVSRRTSGPCVPGAGLKLLVVEDNRVNRLLAVGMLEKLGHKAEMASGGWEALEKLQANVYDAVFMDIQMPGMDGVETTTKIRESKIGSSIDPNIPVIAMTAHAMVGDRETFLMAGMNDYIAKPVEMDEIRAALARIFPCCALTTDEP